A genomic window from Megalobrama amblycephala isolate DHTTF-2021 linkage group LG2, ASM1881202v1, whole genome shotgun sequence includes:
- the map3k7cl gene encoding MAP3K7 C-terminal-like protein yields the protein MITSTRRVSADKPEVQIAFSLDETSELKDAEDPLPSFPDLEQRLQPVLPCRSLKESIEVYKDHCKMANEFNQVKHEIARLEDRKKELMAELLEDEEASMEFARLEEEYRILTEENQNLITVHSERAQQLETLRVVSQKRQGSS from the exons ATGATCACCTCAACTAGACGAGTCTCTGCAGATAAACCTGAAGTACAAATCGCTTTCAGCCTCGACGAAACCTCAG AGTTGAAAGATGCAGAGGATCCCCTTCCATCATTCCCCGACCTTGAGCAACGCCTGCAG CCGGTGCTGCCGTGTCGGTCTCTAAAGGAGTCCATAGAAGTGTACAAAGACCACTGCAAGATGGCCAATGAGTTCAACCAGGTCAAACATGAAATCGCCAGGCTGGAAGACAGAAA GAAAGAGCTCATGGCTGAGCTGCTAGAGGACGAAGAGGCTTCGATGGAGTTTGCCCGACTGGAGGAGGAATACAGGATCCTTACGGAAGAGAACCAGAACCTGATAACAGTCCACAGTGAACGAGCACAGCAGCTCGAGACGCTCCGAGTGGTCAGTCAAAAGAGGCAGGGCTCCTCCTGA